The genomic interval ATCCGAATATGCGATGTTCGATGAATATTTTACTTCCAAAGGATACAATTTTATAGTTGTGGACGAACCCCGGTCAATACTTAAGCATATAAAGACGCATCAACCCGATGTTATTATTGTAGACAATTCGCTTAAGGACGTTACCGGAGCCAGTTTGATTGTTGCCCTCAGGAAAAGAGGGCTTAAAATGCCTATTTTTGTCATTGCTAAGTTTATTGACAAACAGCTCCTGGACAGCCTGCAGGAATATGATGTCAGCGATTTTTTCCCAAAGCCGGTTGAATTTGATAAATTGGAGTCGCTTATCAGTTCGACGATCCCCGCAAAAAAGAAACCGGTTGTATCGCAAGGGGATGTGCGGGCTTCCGGGCCGCCTTCGATTCTTGTTATAACCGAGAACGAGGATATTATCAATGAACCTTCGACTTTTGTACCGGGAGACCTTTTACAAAAGCGGAAATTCAGGGTAATTTCAAAGTCTGATTGGCAGGGATCGATCGATGCGTTGAAAAAACCAGCCAATAACGTTCGGGTGATAGTCGTAGATGCAACGAATGAAGACAAAACACTGGTAATGACACGGCTGCTCAGGATTGTCGTAGCAAAACTCAAGATACCGGTTTACTTTTTTACCGATGTTTTCTCACCGCAGTTAAAGGAATCACTTATCAAACTGGGATTTGATAATTTTGTTGTTCGAAATGAATCGGGTACGGATAATCTTCAAAACAGTCTTGATGCGGCATTAGTAAACAGACCTGACGAGAAAAAAGCCCAGGTATTCCAGCAGCGACGTAAGATAATACGGGATATCAGCTCAATTAAATCACTACCGCCACTCCCGGATATTTTTCTCAGGGTTGAGAAACTCGCTCGCGACCCGAATGCGACCGTTAACGATTACAGCGGAGTTATCGAGCTTGATCCCGGGATAACGGCACGGCTTTTAAGGATGTCGAATTCCGCACATTTTTCATTCACGCGAAAAATCAAATCGGTCGGGGATGCGGTCGCTCTCATGGGAACCCGTGAGATACTCTCTCTCGTGCGTCTGGCATGTATAACGGGAACACTGAGAACGAGTCCTGAAGTCGAGACAGCGGTGAAAAAGGTCTGGGAACAATCTGCGTACTGTGCGATTACAGCGCAGATGATATATGAGAAAACAGAAATCTCGAAATTACCGGGACTCGATGATGATCTCTTTATCGCCGGTATCATTCATGATATCGGTAAAATTGTACTCTGGAAATTCTTTCCAGACATATACATGTCGTTCATGCTCAATCCCGAAACAGGCGAATTCCCTCAAATTACCGAAGAGGAACAATTTCTGGGTATATCACATTCCGGGATAGGCGCTACACTTGCCGAACACTGGCATCTTCCTGATTTTTTCAAAGACGTCATTGCATTTCATCATTCACCGATGTCCAGACATGATTCCGAACTGGTGATGATAATTCACATAGCGGATTTTTTAAGCATTCTGAATAAGAGTGAAACGCCTGAGAGTATTGAAAACAGAATAGATACTAAGATGCTTGATAAAATCGGCTATACTGCCGAGAAATTCCGTGATCTTGGCCGTGAACTTGCACCGGTTATCAAAGAAAAAGCCGAGCGTGCCGCACGGATGATTACCGGGTGATAGAGCTTCCCGGTCTCCTCCTGTAGTGAGCGATATTTAGTTCTGAATATCCTGTCCTGATTATTTCCATTCACATCAGTCTGCCGGTATAAGTATCTTGAAATACTTCCTCCTTTTACATATATTATCATATGTTTTGGTTGCCCTTATTAATCGCATGCGGGAACAGATATGAATAAATCAAAAGTAGCAGTATTGCGAACATCACCGGAAACGGTACTTGATGATTATCAGCGTCTGTGCGAACTGGCCGGCATGGACAAGGCGCTTGACAAGTCTTCCGCCACTATCCTGAAGGATAACATAAGCTGGCATTTTCTGTATCCCGGCGCAAATACTACCCCATGGCAGCTTGAAGGTACTATTCTCGCTCTTGAAAAGCAAGGGTTTCAAAATCTGGTCGCTGTTCACAATAAAACCGTTGTGACCATTGCCGATCAGGGGGATCGCTACAATAAATTCGGCCCTGTGTTGAAGAAGTACAATATACCGGTCAAGTATAACTTTGATAACGGGGATATGCAGTGGATCAGGTATGAACCACGTGCGGCCATGGCTGTTTTAAACCGTATTTTCCCCGATGGTATTTATATACCCGATTTCTTTATCGGTAAAAACATCGTTCACTTTCCCACAGTCAAAACACATTCTTATACGGTTACTACGGGCGCCATGAAGAATGCGTTCGGCGGCCTTCTGAGTGAACATCGTCACTACACCCATACATGGATTCATGATACGCTCGTGGACCTTCTGGCGATACAGAAGGAGATTCACACCGGTATTTTCTGCACCATGGACGGTACGACTGCCGGGAGCGGGCCCGGGCCCCGAACGTTGGTTCCGTATCAGAAGGATGTCATTTTTGCATCGAGCGATCAGGTTGCTATTGATGCCGTAACCGCAATGGTTATGGGATTTGAACCCATGAGTATCCCCTATATTGCCCATGCAACGGGTCGCGGGCTCGGACAGGGCGATCCCCGGTCAATTGAAATAGTCGGTATGCCTGAAGTATTGAATGAACGCTGGAATTTCAGGGTCGGATACAATCTTAACACCGGCGTAAGCATGTTGCTTTTGAGAACCCCCCTGAAAATTTTCCAGAAACTCCTGTTTCATACGCCGCTTGTCAATATCTTCATATTTGCCAGCGAGTTCTACCATGACCGTTTCTGGTACCCTCTCAAAGGCAGGAAAATCGTTGAACGGTGGCTCGATGAAAGCCCATGGGGGAGACTGTTTGGAGACTATCCTGAATAAATTCATACATATACCCCGTCGTTCCTTCCTATTACACTGCTATTTCTTCATGCGACTTCTTTCTTGTTTAAACTAATTTCAAATAGTATATTTATCTATTGTATCTTTCTTGATTTTTGTATGCAACTTTTTGATGAGTTCAGATGTTTTAAAAAAAGTATGCATCCATGTGGTGGAAAGACTCTCAAGAAGTTGTTATGGATGGGGGAATGTATGAAACGACTGTACGTGATACTTACTATTCTGGGTTGTATTTTTTTTACCGGGTCTGTCGCTGGTGCTCTCTCGTATTCAGGGATGGTAGTCAACGATATAGGCCGGCCTGCCGCATCTGCCACGGTTACTATTGAAAATCTCGCTGATTCGGCGATGAAATTCACCGTTGTTACCGATACCACCGGAACATTCCAATTCGAGCTTTCGCCTTCCAGAGTGGCTGAGAGTTCCTCGATGCCGTTCGGACTTTATGGAAATTTTCCCAATCCATTTAATCCGCGGACGAGAATTTCTTACAGCATCGGAAGTTCCTCGGAGGTTCATTTTGATATATACAATATCGTCGGACAGCATGTACGGACGATGAGCGACGGTTATCGCGAGCCGGGTTTTTATACTGTTTTCTGGGATGGCACCGATGATTTCGGTAAACCATGCTCGGCTGGTGTCTATCTGTACCGTATGATTGCGGGAAGCCGCTCACTTTCTTCAAAAATGCTTATGATGGATTCGGCTACCGCTTCATGGATACCGAAAAAAAGCATCCCTGCGGGTGTGTATAAAAACAGCGAAGATATCCTCTATCTGGTAACCGTAACCCATCCCGATGCCGAAACCCTGGTTGTCGGTCCCATGACCATTGTGGACGGAGCCTATGATGTTTTAACTGTCATACGATTCATGGACAAAATGCAGCTCGTCCATAAAAATACGTATACACGGGGCAGTATCTGGTATCATTATACCCGTCCCCTTCATCAGGTCAAGATCACCCGTGATTTTTACATGGATAAATACGAGACGACTGCCGAACTGTTCAGTAAAGTCATGAATCATGCTCTGGGCCGTGGAGCCCTGAGGATCGACTCGCTCGAGGTACATAATACGGAAGGCAATGAACAGCTCCTTTTCAAGCTTGATACGCCCGAGAAAACCACCAATATCGGAATCGTATACCAGGATGGGATTTTCAAGATGAAAGAAGGGCATGAACGCCTCCCGATGTCCTATGTCACCTGGTATGGCGCCGTATTTTACTGTAATGAACGCAGTCTCATTGATGGTTACCGGCAGTGTTATGATCTTACTGACTGGAGCTGTGACTTTGATGCTCCCGGGTATCGGCTTCCGACCGATGCCGAATGGGAGCTTGCTGGTGCATGGACCGATGGCCGCGAATATGCATACGGTCCCGATCCCGGAAACTGGTATCCGATGAATACGCAGCTTAATGCCGATGGATTCGATGATGTGATGTCGCCGGTAGGCTGGTTTTCCCCGCAGGGCGATTCACATGACGGTGTGAGCGATATGAGCGGTAATGTGTACGAGTGGGTATGGGACTGGCAGCAGTATTATCAGGAATCATGGGCTGATTCACTCCTCGTCGATCCCCTCGGCCCGGATAGCGGTATAAATAAAACAGCCAAGGGCGGGTCCGCTTTCGGATGCTTCCGCGCGGGAAGGGTTGCGGACAAGGCGAACATCCCCCTGGCCCGTGCATCCGGGGAGATCGGTTTCCGTACCATTCGTCTTGCCGAGGGATATAAGGATTGAACCGCATCACCCGTGAGGCAGCAGATGAAAGAGCATTCGGATCAGATGGTTCCGGTTTTTTTGATACATAATGAAATCCACTATCCGTAATACATGCCGGAATGGGTTCGGCATGATCTGTTGGGTTTCATTGTATCCCCTGCGCGGGAATGCTGACCATGAAAAGGAGAATGTGATATTTTAAAGTCACTCGTGAACAGTATGGGTTTGCCGGCTGACAGACTGAGCAGCCGTGTAATCAATACCAGGAAGATATTCTGGGGTCTCGTCGTATTCGAATTGATTACCATGGTTGTTATTCTTTTCGGCGACAAGATTACATGGGCGTATTTTGCCGGCATTACGTTAACTCCTTTTCTGGTAATCGGTATTCCTATTGAGCCTGCCCTGGGTGTTGTGGCAATGATTGTCTCAACGGGATTTGATTTTCTTGGAAAGATCGCCGAAGCATCCGATCAATCGATTATACGGCTCACCTATTTTCATCTCGCCATGGTGCTGACATTGTTCAGTGTTTTTCTTCATCTTCTCCTGAAAAAGAAAATTGCTATCCCCGTAACATCGCTCTGGCCACCGTTACTCGCGTTTCTTTCGGTTATGATGATCTCGATTATCTACTCTCCGGATTTCGATTCGGGGTGTTTCGAGGTCGCCCGGATGATATTCATGGCCCTTGTCACGCTGGTTATTATGGTCCTTACGAACAAAAAGTGGCGGGCATATCTAATTTTATGGACTATAATACTGGTTCCTTTTTTAGTTTCCGTTCTTTCGATATATCAGTTGCTCAATGAGGGGTCGATTTTCGCTCCGATTGTCCGTAAGGTAGCCACGGAGCTCGGAATGCCCGTTTACCGGTCAACCGGGACATTCAGCAATCCCAATGCGCTGGGTTGTTTCCTCATGGTCGGTATTATACCCGCATTTGCTCTTTTATTTCAGAAGAAGCAATCACTATTCCTGCGGATATTGCTTATAACCTCGATTGGTGTTACCGGTGTGGCTCTCCTTATATCATTTTCACGGGGATCGTGGCTTTCAACGCTCGCCGGTGTTTTGGTCGTGGTCCTGCTTCATCGGAAATGGTCGTACATATTTTATTTTCTCATCGGGGCAGTAGCAGTGTTTGTGATTCTAGCAATAACACAGCCTGTTGTTGTCGAAGCGGTTTACGACAGATTCGGATCGATTTTTGATCCTTCGAGTGACCGGTCATCGTCGTCACGGCTCTCATTGATAAAATCAGCGATCTGGATGTGGGAGGAGAGTCCCATTTTGGGAGTTGGTGCAGGCGGTTTTGCCTATAATTCGTATGAATACATGGATCCCGATATGCCTGAAGGAATGATCTGGGTAAAAGAAGCACACACCATACAGGCAAAAATTCTTGCCGAGCAGGGCTTGGTCGGGATTACTGTCGCTGTCTGGCTGTTCTTTACCATCCTGTTTCATGGGATCAGAACGAGTAAATCGCTTGTCGATGATTTCCTTAAAAACGCTCAGATCGGATTAACATCACTGTTTGTGGGATTCATTGTGAATTTCACCTTTGCATCGGACCCCTTTAACAATATGTTCTGGCTGTCAATCGGGCTGCTGTTCGCTATTCCTCTTATAGAATCGATGAATCCATCCGAACCTGCCGGTGAAGCGGTCACGGTCTCGTGAAAAACGGTAGTGACAGGTCGCGACCTGCCACTACAATCACCTGATTTTAAAGGTTGATCGACCATGGGAATCCTTTTAACCGTTTTTTTTCTTTCGGGTGCATGCGCCTTGACATACCAGGTTATATGGATACGGCTGTTCGGGCTCGTTTTCGGCGGGACGGTGATTTCCATGTCGGTTGTGGTCGCCGCTTTCATGGGCGGCCTTGCACTGGGAAGCAGGTTGTTCGGTAAATATGCCCTGAAAGTGAAAAACTGTATCCGCCTGTACGGTATTCTCGAAATAATTCTCGGTGTTGCCGGATTGCTCGTATTTGGCGCGATTTCCATGCTTTCACGGTTTATTTATTCTCTCCCCTTTGATACTCATGCCGATACGGTTACCGGCGTCATTGTCCGGCTGGTCGTATCGCTCCTGATTCT from bacterium carries:
- a CDS encoding response regulator; amino-acid sequence: MFDEYFTSKGYNFIVVDEPRSILKHIKTHQPDVIIVDNSLKDVTGASLIVALRKRGLKMPIFVIAKFIDKQLLDSLQEYDVSDFFPKPVEFDKLESLISSTIPAKKKPVVSQGDVRASGPPSILVITENEDIINEPSTFVPGDLLQKRKFRVISKSDWQGSIDALKKPANNVRVIVVDATNEDKTLVMTRLLRIVVAKLKIPVYFFTDVFSPQLKESLIKLGFDNFVVRNESGTDNLQNSLDAALVNRPDEKKAQVFQQRRKIIRDISSIKSLPPLPDIFLRVEKLARDPNATVNDYSGVIELDPGITARLLRMSNSAHFSFTRKIKSVGDAVALMGTREILSLVRLACITGTLRTSPEVETAVKKVWEQSAYCAITAQMIYEKTEISKLPGLDDDLFIAGIIHDIGKIVLWKFFPDIYMSFMLNPETGEFPQITEEEQFLGISHSGIGATLAEHWHLPDFFKDVIAFHHSPMSRHDSELVMIIHIADFLSILNKSETPESIENRIDTKMLDKIGYTAEKFRDLGRELAPVIKEKAERAARMITG
- a CDS encoding DUF362 domain-containing protein — translated: MNKSKVAVLRTSPETVLDDYQRLCELAGMDKALDKSSATILKDNISWHFLYPGANTTPWQLEGTILALEKQGFQNLVAVHNKTVVTIADQGDRYNKFGPVLKKYNIPVKYNFDNGDMQWIRYEPRAAMAVLNRIFPDGIYIPDFFIGKNIVHFPTVKTHSYTVTTGAMKNAFGGLLSEHRHYTHTWIHDTLVDLLAIQKEIHTGIFCTMDGTTAGSGPGPRTLVPYQKDVIFASSDQVAIDAVTAMVMGFEPMSIPYIAHATGRGLGQGDPRSIEIVGMPEVLNERWNFRVGYNLNTGVSMLLLRTPLKIFQKLLFHTPLVNIFIFASEFYHDRFWYPLKGRKIVERWLDESPWGRLFGDYPE
- a CDS encoding SUMF1/EgtB/PvdO family nonheme iron enzyme — encoded protein: MKRLYVILTILGCIFFTGSVAGALSYSGMVVNDIGRPAASATVTIENLADSAMKFTVVTDTTGTFQFELSPSRVAESSSMPFGLYGNFPNPFNPRTRISYSIGSSSEVHFDIYNIVGQHVRTMSDGYREPGFYTVFWDGTDDFGKPCSAGVYLYRMIAGSRSLSSKMLMMDSATASWIPKKSIPAGVYKNSEDILYLVTVTHPDAETLVVGPMTIVDGAYDVLTVIRFMDKMQLVHKNTYTRGSIWYHYTRPLHQVKITRDFYMDKYETTAELFSKVMNHALGRGALRIDSLEVHNTEGNEQLLFKLDTPEKTTNIGIVYQDGIFKMKEGHERLPMSYVTWYGAVFYCNERSLIDGYRQCYDLTDWSCDFDAPGYRLPTDAEWELAGAWTDGREYAYGPDPGNWYPMNTQLNADGFDDVMSPVGWFSPQGDSHDGVSDMSGNVYEWVWDWQQYYQESWADSLLVDPLGPDSGINKTAKGGSAFGCFRAGRVADKANIPLARASGEIGFRTIRLAEGYKD
- a CDS encoding O-antigen ligase family protein; this translates as MGLPADRLSSRVINTRKIFWGLVVFELITMVVILFGDKITWAYFAGITLTPFLVIGIPIEPALGVVAMIVSTGFDFLGKIAEASDQSIIRLTYFHLAMVLTLFSVFLHLLLKKKIAIPVTSLWPPLLAFLSVMMISIIYSPDFDSGCFEVARMIFMALVTLVIMVLTNKKWRAYLILWTIILVPFLVSVLSIYQLLNEGSIFAPIVRKVATELGMPVYRSTGTFSNPNALGCFLMVGIIPAFALLFQKKQSLFLRILLITSIGVTGVALLISFSRGSWLSTLAGVLVVVLLHRKWSYIFYFLIGAVAVFVILAITQPVVVEAVYDRFGSIFDPSSDRSSSSRLSLIKSAIWMWEESPILGVGAGGFAYNSYEYMDPDMPEGMIWVKEAHTIQAKILAEQGLVGITVAVWLFFTILFHGIRTSKSLVDDFLKNAQIGLTSLFVGFIVNFTFASDPFNNMFWLSIGLLFAIPLIESMNPSEPAGEAVTVS